The following coding sequences lie in one Methanothermobacter sp. MT-2 genomic window:
- a CDS encoding phosphodiesterase, MJ0936 family, giving the protein MLFGVISDTHIPDRSPVIPDKVFKVFKGVDMILHAGDLTSLDVRDELNSLAPIKCVQGNMDRYYGLELPKHEIMEIGDIMVGLNHGEVYPRGDTQQLKYIGLEMGVDVLISGHTHQSFIRELDEMLLLNPGSPTVPRLAYPSVMLLEIRDGRVEAEVVKIGSPVCKAIPEG; this is encoded by the coding sequence ATGCTTTTTGGTGTTATCTCCGACACTCATATACCTGACAGATCCCCTGTCATCCCTGATAAGGTTTTTAAAGTTTTCAAGGGCGTTGACATGATACTTCATGCAGGGGATTTAACTTCATTGGATGTTAGGGACGAACTCAACAGTTTAGCCCCGATAAAATGTGTTCAGGGTAACATGGACCGTTATTATGGTCTTGAACTTCCAAAACATGAGATTATGGAGATAGGTGACATAATGGTGGGTTTGAATCATGGTGAGGTTTATCCTCGTGGCGATACCCAGCAATTAAAGTATATTGGCTTGGAGATGGGTGTTGATGTTCTCATATCTGGCCATACGCATCAGTCATTTATCAGGGAACTTGATGAAATGTTACTTTTAAATCCGGGTAGTCCTACTGTTCCACGTTTGGCTTATCCCAGTGTCATGTTGCTTGAAATCAGGGATGGTCGGGTTGAAGCCGAGGTTGTGAAGATAGGTTCGCCAGTCTGCAAAGCTATTCCAGAGGGGTGA
- a CDS encoding ribosomal RNA large subunit methyltransferase E — MGRRWYLERKKEYYYRSAKKQKYRSRASYKLLQLDNRFKLIRKGDKVVDLGAAPGGWSQVALEKVGDDGLVIAVDIKTMKPFPEGNFHFIKGDFRDERVQMRVGEILGVGADVIISDASPSLSGIKDIDQLRSLELVESVVDFAVKFLKEDGNLLVKVFQGPGFSEFLGRLKGYFRKVKSTKPASSRKGSPEMYIVCRGFKG, encoded by the coding sequence TTGGGTAGGAGATGGTATCTTGAAAGAAAAAAGGAATATTATTATAGGAGTGCTAAGAAGCAAAAGTATAGGTCTAGGGCCTCATATAAACTTTTACAACTCGATAATAGGTTTAAATTGATTAGGAAGGGGGATAAGGTTGTTGATCTTGGGGCTGCTCCTGGTGGCTGGTCACAGGTTGCCCTTGAAAAAGTGGGTGATGATGGACTTGTCATTGCTGTGGATATTAAAACTATGAAGCCATTCCCTGAGGGTAATTTCCATTTTATAAAAGGCGATTTTAGGGATGAGAGAGTGCAGATGAGGGTAGGTGAGATTCTAGGTGTGGGGGCTGATGTTATAATATCTGATGCGTCCCCTTCACTTTCTGGTATAAAGGATATTGATCAGTTAAGGTCATTGGAACTTGTTGAGAGTGTTGTGGATTTTGCTGTTAAATTCCTCAAGGAGGATGGTAACCTCCTAGTTAAGGTTTTTCAAGGGCCTGGTTTCAGTGAATTTCTAGGGAGGCTGAAAGGATATTTTAGGAAGGTTAAAAGTACAAAGCCGGCTTCTTCGAGGAAGGGCAGCCCTGAAATGTATATTGTATGTAGAGGATTTAAGGGTTAG
- a CDS encoding MCM family protein, which produces MMKVIEKTKTPTVKFEEFFSTKKYKDSIFKVLEKYPNVRSITVDYSDLEMFDPDLADLLIEKPDTIIRTAQRAIKNINPMGMDADLNIRFKNITNIVPLRNLRSKFIGKLVAVDGIVRKADEIRPRMLKAVFECRSCGHLQEVPQSSNILTEPSFCPECRGRSFRLLQEDSQFLDTQTLKLQEPLENLSGGEQPRQITIILEDDLVDTLTPGDVVRVTGMLKTIRDDRTKRFKNFIYGNHTEFLEQEFEELQITAEDEEKIKKMATKPDIYERIVRSTAPSIYGYREIKEAITLQLFGGTGKELDDKTRLRGDIHILLVGDPGIGKSQMLKYVSKLAPRGIYTSGKGTTGVGLCVAPESLIFTEEGACEIGEFVDKNLKNPIEYKPGVYVSKLKKPVKIQTINPTKVTSKVSDKIWKLKAPRKLVKIATETGKELILTPETKVLSLENGNLKWKEAKKLGETHYVATTRRLEHKGQKILTLQLIKDMDNIIVHGVDSLVKKLIKKIERIGETAQDFGVNLNATINLRKLLELTRKANYSLEKLSDEIQGFSQYHEPPIKLPKYLDEKFLYFTGLIAGNGELILDDYSIRFSNKELKGKFKSLVRELFGIEPKEELRFNSEIIIHILSRLGIPESPKSNRLDINEIIFSLPNKELAAFIRGLFDSSEKVTIKDSSIDLYLKGEKLAKKLQLALLRFGIIAHIRKRDDQQIIRISGENTERFATLIGSEHPQRKNRLQVSLTKRIDTDLIPEIGETIKEIRKFYGISVKEAYNSDPGDLIEKKGAISRKSLQKVIRNLKSKASIENVKIKASDKIKSILSQELNHNHPNIKIPFKNLVEVTNKIKDKKLLGTLVNVLNELKAQEEKIREKLQHLESLAYSDLLFENIKKIEIIKSPYDHVYDLTVKKSHSFIANGIIIHNTAAAVRDELGGWSLEAGALVLGDRGIVCVDELDKMREEDRSAIHEALEQQSYHKNFEILLADGMKVKIGDLIDKLMKKRKNEIIHGKDTEILPTDKLKVMAYDLKNLKIKTVTADRISRHKAPDNFIKIEFENGRSITVTPEHPIVIWDKNIKTVRADKIKKGTLVLGVNNYKISGDSKVDANTAKLLGFILARENKTEIIDKDLSNFRINSKIYQDLLNKFPEILESQKRVPIKIMRAPPNIQKTFLNAYFKYNGFIDDKQTGYCTDSIKMAEDLQDLLLMSGIYSHISKDNGIYKVTIAGNMERFARIINNPKIGKLLKSTSKEILPDEIIQRLNKILKKLGIKDEIKNIKDRLTLARYIQKIEKTLEEITISREINTKHAKRLLTIEELSGEFNPPQPTNNMLDKFLKVKEELESIKKYIHGNIRFIKVKRVEIIENTDSEWVYDITVEPHHLFVSHGLVLHNTISIAKAGIMATLNSRCSVLAAANPKFGRFDTYKSIAEQIDLPSTILSRFDLIFVIEDRPHEERDRELARHILKTHKEDELSIEIEPELLRKYIAYARKNVNPKLTDEAMNVLEEFYVSMRSSATDEDSPVPITVRQLEAIIRLAEASARVKLKNKVEAEDAKRAIRLAKSCLKQVGYDPETGKIDIDKVEGRTPKSERDKFNILIELIKELEEEYGGKAPTNILKSEMLDRYNISEEKVEELLRFLQEKGVIFEPNRGYVKIV; this is translated from the coding sequence ATGATGAAGGTAATAGAGAAAACAAAAACACCCACTGTCAAATTTGAAGAATTCTTTTCCACGAAAAAATATAAAGATAGCATATTCAAGGTCCTGGAAAAGTACCCTAATGTAAGATCCATCACAGTAGACTACAGCGACCTTGAAATGTTCGACCCAGACCTCGCAGATCTTCTAATAGAAAAACCCGACACTATAATAAGAACGGCCCAGAGGGCCATCAAGAACATAAACCCCATGGGAATGGACGCAGATCTAAACATAAGATTTAAGAATATCACGAATATTGTTCCACTTAGAAATTTAAGGAGCAAATTTATAGGTAAACTAGTTGCAGTTGACGGTATTGTGAGAAAAGCGGATGAAATACGTCCAAGGATGCTAAAGGCTGTTTTTGAGTGTAGAAGCTGCGGACACCTCCAAGAGGTGCCCCAATCCAGCAACATCCTAACAGAACCATCATTCTGCCCCGAATGTAGAGGCCGATCATTCAGACTATTACAAGAAGACTCCCAATTCCTAGACACCCAAACCCTAAAATTACAAGAGCCCCTAGAGAATCTCTCAGGTGGTGAACAACCCAGACAGATAACAATAATATTAGAAGACGATCTTGTAGACACTTTAACGCCAGGTGACGTGGTGAGAGTCACAGGGATGCTCAAGACGATAAGGGATGATAGGACAAAACGCTTTAAAAACTTCATATATGGAAACCACACAGAATTCCTCGAACAAGAATTCGAAGAATTACAGATAACAGCCGAGGACGAGGAAAAAATCAAAAAAATGGCAACCAAACCAGACATCTATGAGAGGATAGTGAGATCCACAGCCCCATCAATCTATGGATACCGTGAAATCAAAGAGGCTATCACACTCCAACTATTCGGGGGAACAGGCAAAGAACTAGATGATAAAACAAGACTTAGAGGAGACATACACATACTATTAGTCGGGGATCCTGGAATAGGAAAATCCCAGATGCTCAAATACGTGTCAAAACTAGCCCCAAGGGGCATATATACAAGTGGTAAAGGAACCACTGGTGTTGGTTTGTGCGTAGCCCCTGAAAGCCTTATCTTCACAGAAGAGGGTGCATGTGAAATTGGAGAGTTCGTTGACAAAAACCTTAAAAACCCCATCGAATATAAACCAGGAGTTTACGTTTCAAAACTTAAAAAACCCGTCAAAATCCAAACTATTAACCCAACAAAGGTAACTTCAAAGGTCTCTGATAAAATCTGGAAACTTAAAGCTCCTAGAAAACTTGTTAAAATCGCAACAGAAACAGGGAAAGAACTGATTTTAACACCAGAAACAAAAGTTCTAAGCCTTGAAAATGGAAATTTAAAGTGGAAAGAGGCCAAAAAACTTGGAGAAACCCACTATGTGGCAACAACAAGAAGACTAGAACACAAAGGACAGAAAATCCTAACACTACAACTTATCAAAGACATGGATAATATTATAGTTCACGGGGTAGATTCCTTAGTAAAAAAACTTATCAAAAAGATTGAAAGGATTGGAGAAACAGCCCAAGACTTCGGAGTTAACCTTAATGCCACTATTAATTTAAGGAAGCTATTAGAACTTACTAGGAAGGCCAATTATAGTTTGGAAAAGTTAAGTGATGAAATTCAAGGCTTTTCACAATACCATGAACCTCCAATAAAGCTTCCAAAATACTTAGATGAGAAATTTTTGTACTTCACAGGCTTAATAGCCGGGAATGGGGAACTTATACTAGATGATTATTCTATAAGATTCTCCAATAAAGAACTTAAAGGGAAATTCAAATCCCTTGTCAGGGAACTTTTCGGGATCGAGCCAAAAGAGGAGCTGCGATTCAATTCAGAGATTATCATCCATATCTTAAGCAGACTCGGCATTCCAGAATCCCCCAAATCTAACAGACTCGATATTAATGAGATCATATTTTCTCTTCCAAATAAAGAACTCGCAGCATTTATCAGAGGATTATTTGATTCCAGTGAAAAAGTCACAATAAAAGATTCCTCCATTGATCTTTATCTAAAAGGTGAAAAATTAGCTAAAAAACTCCAACTTGCACTTCTAAGATTTGGAATAATAGCACACATAAGAAAGAGGGACGATCAGCAAATTATCAGAATCTCTGGAGAGAACACTGAAAGGTTCGCCACTTTAATTGGATCCGAACATCCCCAAAGGAAAAATAGACTCCAAGTATCATTAACTAAAAGAATAGACACAGATCTAATCCCCGAAATCGGAGAAACTATAAAAGAAATAAGAAAATTCTATGGAATAAGTGTTAAAGAAGCCTATAATTCAGATCCCGGAGATCTGATAGAAAAAAAAGGTGCGATTTCGAGAAAATCCCTCCAGAAAGTTATCAGAAACCTGAAATCGAAAGCTTCAATTGAAAATGTTAAAATAAAAGCATCTGATAAGATCAAATCAATTTTGAGCCAAGAACTCAATCATAACCATCCGAACATAAAAATACCCTTTAAGAACCTTGTCGAAGTTACAAATAAAATAAAAGACAAAAAACTGCTCGGAACCCTTGTCAATGTTTTAAATGAGTTAAAAGCTCAAGAAGAAAAGATCAGGGAAAAACTTCAACACTTGGAAAGTTTAGCCTATTCCGACCTCCTATTTGAAAATATAAAAAAGATTGAGATCATCAAATCCCCATATGACCATGTCTATGATCTAACAGTCAAAAAATCTCACAGCTTCATAGCAAATGGGATAATAATCCATAACACAGCTGCTGCAGTTCGAGACGAACTCGGCGGGTGGTCGCTTGAAGCCGGTGCATTAGTCCTAGGAGACCGTGGAATCGTCTGCGTTGATGAACTGGATAAAATGCGGGAAGAAGACCGTTCAGCCATACACGAGGCGCTTGAACAGCAAAGCTATCACAAAAATTTCGAAATTCTCCTCGCAGATGGGATGAAAGTGAAAATAGGCGATCTTATAGATAAACTCATGAAAAAGAGAAAAAATGAGATTATCCATGGAAAAGATACCGAGATATTACCAACAGATAAACTCAAGGTAATGGCCTATGACCTGAAAAATCTAAAGATAAAAACAGTCACAGCAGACAGGATAAGCCGACATAAAGCACCGGATAATTTCATAAAAATAGAATTTGAAAATGGTAGAAGCATTACCGTAACACCTGAACATCCCATTGTAATATGGGATAAGAACATTAAAACCGTCCGCGCAGATAAAATCAAAAAGGGCACATTAGTTCTAGGTGTGAATAATTATAAGATATCTGGAGATAGCAAAGTCGATGCGAACACCGCAAAGTTACTAGGATTTATACTTGCCAGAGAAAACAAAACAGAGATCATAGATAAAGATCTATCAAATTTTAGAATCAACTCCAAAATTTACCAGGATCTCCTCAATAAATTCCCAGAAATTCTAGAATCCCAGAAAAGGGTTCCAATTAAAATCATGAGAGCCCCTCCCAACATTCAAAAGACGTTTTTAAACGCCTACTTCAAATATAATGGTTTCATAGATGATAAACAGACAGGCTATTGCACAGATTCAATTAAAATGGCTGAAGACTTGCAAGATCTCCTTTTAATGTCTGGAATCTATTCACACATTTCTAAAGACAATGGAATCTACAAGGTTACAATTGCTGGAAACATGGAAAGATTTGCTAGGATAATCAATAATCCTAAAATCGGAAAACTTCTAAAATCAACAAGTAAGGAAATTTTACCAGATGAAATAATCCAAAGATTGAATAAAATCCTAAAAAAACTAGGAATAAAAGATGAAATTAAAAATATAAAAGATAGGCTCACATTAGCTAGATACATTCAAAAAATCGAGAAAACACTGGAAGAAATAACCATCAGCAGAGAAATCAACACTAAACATGCTAAAAGACTCCTCACAATTGAAGAATTATCAGGAGAATTTAATCCTCCACAACCCACAAATAACATGCTAGATAAATTCTTGAAGGTAAAAGAGGAGCTAGAATCAATCAAAAAGTACATCCATGGGAACATACGCTTTATTAAAGTTAAAAGGGTTGAAATAATTGAAAACACAGACTCAGAGTGGGTTTATGATATCACTGTCGAACCACATCATCTATTCGTTTCACATGGCCTGGTACTACACAACACAATAAGCATAGCAAAGGCAGGTATCATGGCAACCTTGAACTCCCGTTGCTCAGTACTAGCCGCCGCAAACCCAAAATTCGGCCGATTCGACACCTACAAGTCCATAGCAGAGCAGATAGACCTCCCATCAACCATACTTTCACGATTCGATCTAATATTCGTGATAGAGGACAGGCCACACGAAGAAAGGGACAGAGAACTTGCAAGGCACATCCTAAAAACTCACAAAGAGGATGAACTATCCATAGAAATCGAACCAGAACTACTAAGAAAATATATAGCATATGCAAGAAAGAATGTTAACCCCAAACTAACAGACGAAGCAATGAACGTACTAGAAGAATTCTATGTTTCAATGAGAAGCAGCGCAACAGACGAAGATTCACCAGTCCCAATAACAGTAAGACAACTAGAGGCCATAATAAGATTAGCAGAAGCAAGCGCCAGAGTAAAACTCAAAAACAAGGTCGAAGCAGAAGACGCTAAAAGGGCCATAAGATTGGCGAAATCCTGCCTCAAACAAGTAGGCTATGACCCAGAAACAGGCAAAATCGACATAGACAAAGTAGAAGGCCGAACACCAAAATCAGAAAGAGACAAATTCAACATACTAATAGAACTAATAAAAGAACTCGAAGAAGAATACGGGGGCAAAGCACCAACCAACATCCTTAAATCAGAAATGCTAGATAGATACAATATAAGTGAAGAAAAAGTGGAAGAACTCTTAAGATTTCTACAAGAAAAAGGAGTAATATTCGAACCCAACAGAGGCTACGTAAAAATAGTCTAA
- a CDS encoding translation initiation factor aIF-2, beta subunit, whose translation MHDYEKLLDRAIKQLPPEVLETKRFSIPKAYSVIQGNRTIIQNFKEIADKLNRDPQHLLRYLLRELGTAGNVEGKRAILQGKFTHFHINERIEDYVKKFVLCPECNRPDTRIIKEGRISLLKCEACGAKAPLKPI comes from the coding sequence TTGCATGATTACGAGAAATTACTAGATAGAGCCATAAAACAATTACCACCAGAAGTCCTCGAAACCAAACGTTTCAGCATCCCCAAGGCATACTCTGTCATCCAGGGTAACAGGACAATTATCCAGAACTTCAAGGAGATAGCTGATAAACTAAACAGGGACCCTCAACACCTTCTAAGATACCTTCTAAGGGAACTTGGTACAGCAGGAAACGTGGAAGGTAAAAGGGCCATCCTACAAGGAAAATTCACCCATTTCCATATAAATGAGAGGATAGAAGATTACGTGAAAAAATTCGTATTATGTCCAGAATGTAACCGTCCAGACACACGCATAATAAAAGAAGGCCGCATATCCCTCCTAAAATGCGAGGCTTGCGGAGCCAAAGCCCCCTTAAAGCCAATCTAG
- a CDS encoding tyrosyl-tRNA synthetase — translation MINIEEKVKIAKRGTIEVITEEELKEKLQEKEPVAYIGYEPSGKIHVGHAITVMKLLDLQRIGFKVKVLLADYHAHLNGKGSMEKIEEMAEYNKRCFKALGLSSEAEFILGSSFQTMEEYTHKLYELSLITTLARAKRSMAQITREAENPKVAEVIYPLMQVIDMIFLGVDLALGGMEQRKIHMLARENLPRLGYNAPVCMHTPLLHGTDGGEKMSSSKGNFIAVDDPPEIIRDKVKRSYCPMKETDGNPIIEMAEYLILPRYGRIHIKRPAKFGGDLELDGEELIEVYSRGELHPLDLKNAVSEYLIEIFEPVRSYLE, via the coding sequence TTGATAAATATCGAAGAGAAGGTAAAGATCGCCAAAAGAGGCACCATAGAAGTTATAACAGAAGAAGAACTCAAGGAGAAACTCCAAGAGAAAGAACCAGTCGCATACATAGGCTATGAACCATCAGGCAAAATCCATGTGGGCCATGCCATCACAGTAATGAAACTCCTAGACCTTCAAAGGATAGGATTCAAGGTGAAGGTTCTACTAGCAGATTATCATGCTCATCTTAATGGGAAAGGATCCATGGAAAAAATAGAAGAGATGGCAGAATACAACAAAAGATGTTTCAAGGCCCTTGGCTTATCCTCTGAGGCCGAATTCATATTAGGCTCAAGTTTCCAGACCATGGAAGAGTACACACACAAACTCTATGAATTGTCACTTATAACGACACTGGCAAGGGCTAAAAGGAGCATGGCGCAGATAACAAGGGAGGCTGAAAATCCTAAAGTCGCGGAGGTCATATACCCTTTAATGCAGGTTATTGACATGATATTCCTTGGGGTGGATCTTGCATTAGGTGGTATGGAACAGAGGAAAATCCATATGTTGGCGAGGGAAAACCTTCCAAGGCTTGGTTACAATGCGCCTGTCTGTATGCACACCCCTTTACTTCATGGAACAGATGGTGGGGAGAAAATGTCCTCTAGTAAAGGTAATTTTATAGCGGTTGATGATCCTCCAGAGATTATCAGGGATAAGGTTAAGAGGAGTTATTGTCCAATGAAGGAAACTGATGGTAACCCTATAATAGAAATGGCTGAATATCTTATACTACCAAGGTATGGGAGGATTCATATAAAGAGACCTGCGAAGTTTGGCGGAGACCTTGAATTGGATGGTGAAGAACTCATAGAAGTTTATTCTAGGGGTGAATTGCACCCCCTTGATCTTAAAAATGCTGTTAGTGAATATCTGATAGAGATTTTTGAGCCTGTGAGATCATACCTTGAGTAA
- a CDS encoding probable thymidylate kinase: MYICIEGIDGAGKSTQSKLLKNWLEENGYKTNLIREPTNSPIGKLIRRILRETTATSDNQQKILGLLFAADRLLLKEKIQKAKTGKTIIISDRCFYSSLAYQEPEDWIMEVNKFAIKPEIVILLDVNPKKARRRFKGLERFEEESFLKKVRKKYLKIAEENDFFIIDANRGINIIQEDIRKIIAAKLGICR; the protein is encoded by the coding sequence ATGTATATTTGTATCGAAGGAATAGACGGAGCCGGCAAATCAACACAATCCAAACTCTTGAAAAACTGGCTTGAAGAAAATGGATATAAAACAAACTTGATCAGAGAACCCACCAACTCACCCATTGGAAAACTCATAAGGAGAATATTACGCGAAACCACAGCAACCAGTGACAATCAGCAAAAAATACTAGGCCTATTATTCGCAGCTGACAGACTACTCCTAAAAGAGAAAATTCAAAAGGCAAAGACTGGAAAAACCATTATAATAAGTGACAGATGCTTCTATTCGAGCCTAGCATACCAGGAACCAGAAGATTGGATCATGGAAGTAAACAAATTCGCCATAAAACCAGAAATCGTCATACTACTAGACGTCAACCCAAAAAAGGCCCGGAGAAGGTTCAAAGGTCTTGAAAGATTCGAAGAGGAATCATTCCTCAAAAAAGTAAGGAAAAAATATCTTAAAATAGCAGAAGAAAACGATTTCTTCATCATAGATGCTAACAGGGGCATTAACATCATACAAGAAGATATAAGGAAGATTATAGCAGCAAAACTCGGCATTTGCCGATAA
- a CDS encoding sensory transduction regulatory protein: MPSARVMIVEDENIVAMDIKQRLEMLGYEVVATVTTGEEAVKLTEKTRPDIILMDIVLKGEMDGIEAAEEIKRRFKIPIIYITAYSDEETLERAKITEPFGYIIKPFEDRELHSVIEISLYKNKMERKLRESEERYRAIIRSLNDVLFTLDSNGRFTMVSGQIQDYGLVEDEIIGKTPREVFGASGQIHHEKNQEVLKGESIVYQWKWEKDGENLYFIVSLSPLRGSEGEIIGITGILKDITSLKEYEMALEKENEISRALANLAKKLLKPISIEKISDNVIEYARKLTDSQFCIIGVFDEGELEDCVIPEETLKECNIKEKPRMERLCGWILENREPIISNDPQGDRRAFRIPEGHVKIENFLVFPALLQGELVGIIALANKDGVYDEKDLEVVERLADLYSIAIKRKLDEEKNRIIIQKFLKIVSEVLEELK, from the coding sequence ATGCCAAGTGCAAGGGTAATGATAGTAGAAGATGAGAACATAGTTGCCATGGATATCAAGCAACGTTTAGAGATGTTGGGATACGAGGTTGTTGCTACCGTAACTACTGGTGAGGAGGCTGTTAAATTAACAGAGAAAACAAGACCCGATATAATACTCATGGATATAGTCCTCAAAGGCGAGATGGATGGGATAGAGGCTGCAGAGGAGATAAAACGACGATTTAAGATTCCGATCATTTATATAACAGCTTATTCTGATGAGGAGACCCTTGAGAGGGCTAAGATAACAGAGCCATTCGGTTACATTATAAAACCCTTCGAAGACAGGGAATTGCATAGTGTAATCGAGATATCACTCTACAAGAATAAAATGGAAAGAAAACTGAGGGAGAGTGAGGAACGTTACCGTGCCATTATAAGATCCTTGAATGATGTTCTATTCACTTTAGATTCTAATGGAAGATTCACCATGGTATCAGGTCAAATACAAGATTATGGCTTGGTTGAGGATGAGATTATAGGGAAAACTCCCAGGGAGGTTTTTGGGGCTAGTGGCCAAATCCACCATGAAAAGAACCAGGAGGTGCTAAAGGGTGAATCAATTGTATACCAGTGGAAGTGGGAAAAGGATGGTGAAAACTTATATTTCATAGTTTCGCTTTCACCATTAAGGGGTTCTGAGGGCGAGATCATCGGGATAACTGGGATACTTAAGGATATCACATCACTTAAGGAATATGAGATGGCCCTTGAAAAAGAGAACGAGATAAGCAGGGCATTGGCGAATCTCGCTAAGAAACTCCTTAAACCAATATCAATCGAGAAAATATCGGATAATGTTATAGAATATGCTAGGAAACTTACAGATAGCCAATTTTGTATTATAGGAGTCTTTGATGAAGGAGAACTAGAAGATTGCGTGATCCCAGAGGAAACCTTGAAAGAGTGCAACATCAAGGAAAAACCTAGAATGGAGAGACTATGTGGTTGGATATTGGAAAATAGGGAGCCTATCATCTCCAATGATCCGCAGGGGGATCGGAGAGCATTTAGGATACCTGAGGGTCATGTGAAGATCGAAAACTTTCTCGTGTTCCCAGCCCTACTACAAGGAGAACTTGTAGGTATAATAGCCCTTGCAAACAAGGATGGAGTCTATGATGAAAAGGATCTTGAAGTAGTTGAAAGACTAGCAGACCTATACTCAATCGCTATAAAAAGAAAATTAGACGAAGAAAAGAACAGGATCATCATCCAAAAATTCCTGAAGATAGTATCAGAAGTTCTAGAAGAGCTTAAATAA